A section of the Sceloporus undulatus isolate JIND9_A2432 ecotype Alabama chromosome 3, SceUnd_v1.1, whole genome shotgun sequence genome encodes:
- the LOC121925875 gene encoding homeobox protein unc-42-like, which yields MQPSKKDRATHRTEDSEETTTAPEEQRLSRRRKRTKYEPHQVEALTNSFNDHRYPSFYELKRLEENLGIREDRLSVWFQNRRARHPESAEPKAVKQEKTRKIPSRGRAPSKRVACQTTWPGNCKKQLQPGHHWGQNQPMYQHYYYPFPQGTVNQHESSHFVTGQATSSFGSNVSFGPSVQNLPFGFGGAENHSYIQPHQSQQSNASSNSFLYYNAYSGQEHLQWFFGTPQLGGQAYVAQPEGSVSSASTSSLDLDEIISYLEEDGYTQNPSSGSSSLLYGGAAPMGREQSPTGTYSYSHSSPSSTAQRPGSSQLGTLPNQFSPINYQDDQGPM from the exons ATGCAGCCTTCCAAGAAGGATCGTGCCACCCACAGGACAGAAGACAGTGAAG AAACGACCACTGCACCAGAAGAGCAGAGACTGTCTAGGCGACGGAAGCGGACCAAATATGAACCTCACCAAGTGGAGGCTCTGACAAACTCCTTTAATGATCATCGCTATCCAAGCTTCTACGAACTGAAGCGTTTGGAGGAAAACCTTGGCATCCGCGAGGATCGCCTGTCG GTCTGGTTTCAAAACAGAAGAGCCAGACATCCAGAGTCTGCTGAGCCAAAGGCAGTAAAGCAGGAAAAGACAAGGAAGATCCCATCCCGTGGAAGAGCTCCATCTAAGAGGGTTGCCTGCCAGACCACCTGGCCAGGAAACTGCAAGAAACAGCTGCAACCAGGACATCACTGGGGACAGAATCAGCCAATGTACCAGCATTATTACTATCCATTTCCACAAGGGACTGTCAACCAGCATGAGAGTAGTCACTTTGTGACTGGACAGGCCACTTCTTCCTTTGGCAGTAATGTCAGCTTTGGTCCTTCAGTCCAAAATCTTCCATTTGGTTTTGGTGGCGCTGAAAACCATTCCTATATACAGCCACATCAGAGCCAGCAGAGCAATGCTTCTTCAAACTCTTTCTTGTATTATAATGCCTACTCTGGCCAGGAACACCTTCAATGGTTCTTTGGAACCCCACAGCTGGGAGGGCAGGCCTATGTAGCCCAACCCGAGGGCTCTGTTTCCTCAGCAAGTACAAGCAGCCTAGACCTAGATGAAATCATTAGCTACTTAGAAGAGGATGGCTATACTCAGAACCCTTCCTCTGGAAGCAGTTCACTCCTCTACGGGGGAGCAGCACCGATGGGGAGGGAACAAAGTCCCACAGGCACTTACAGCTATAGccattcttctccttcctccactgCCCAGAGGCCAGGCTCTTCTCAATTGGGGACTCTGCCAAACCAATTCAGCCCTATTAATTACCAAGATGATCAGGGCCCCATGTAA